The Solanum lycopersicum chromosome 9, SLM_r2.1 genome window below encodes:
- the LOC138338400 gene encoding uncharacterized protein, with protein MAQAITTQTQDVTTQAQAMTAQANRKVVPLQNQHVGTMASRLRDFSRMNTLTFYGSKVEEDLQDFIDKTYKIFYAMGSTTSEKVEFSTYQLKDVDQTWDEMRHFVMEVSHDLKKECCSSMLHDNMNISRLMIHAQQEEETRVKRNSRDARRERSFDGGSSKGKIDIQDKRRFKKRFSNQVPTRFFKAHYDRVCNPKSQKGSGTRSPNKKPTCGKCGKNNYDDSLVWTNNCFGCGKSGHKVRYCPNLKGQDKGSRKSQACGSDMDPPKKNHFYALCSRSEQESSPNVVTSMLQVFAIDIYDLLDPGVTLSFVTPS; from the exons ATGGCCCAAGCAATTACTACTCAAACACAAGATGTCACCACTCAAGCACAAGCTATGACGGCCCAAGCTAACCGGAAGGTTGTACCCCTACAAAACCAACATGTTGGCACCATGGCCTCCCGTTTGAGGGATTTTTCAAGGATGAATACCCTTACTTTTTATGGGTCCAAAGTTGAGGAAGACCTCCAAGATTTCATTGATAAAACCTACAAGATTTTCTATGCTATGGGGTCGACTACTAGTGAGAAGGTCGAGTTCTCcacataccaactcaaggatgtggacCAAACTTG GGATGAAATGAGACACTTTGTGATGGAGGTATCACATGACTTGAAGAAAGAATGTTGTTCGTCTAtgctacatgataatatgaacatttctcgtcTCATGATTCATGCTCAACAAGAGGAAGAGACAAGGGTTAAAAGAAACAGTAGGGATGCCAGGAGGGAAAGATCatttgatggtggttcttcaaagggtaaGATTGACATTCAAGATAAAcgtaggttcaagaagaggttttctaatcaagttcctacCAGATTTTTCAAGGCTCATTACGATAGGGTGTGTAACCCAAAGTCTCAAAAGGGGAGTGGTACTAGATCACCAaacaagaagccaacttgtggaaagtgtggcaagaacaATTATGATGATTCCCTTGTTTGGACGAACAATTGCTTTGGGTGTGGCAAGAGTGGCCACAAGGTTAGGTATTGTCCAAATTTGAAGGGACAAGACAAGGGTAGTAGGAAATCTCAAGCTTGTGGTTCTGATATGGatcctccaaagaagaatcacttttatgctctTTGCTCAAGGAgtgaacaagagagttctcccAATGTGGTGACTAGTATGTTGCAAGTCTTCGCTattgatatatatgatttacttgatccgggtgttacattatcttttgttacCCCTTCATAG